Within the Sporosarcina luteola genome, the region TGCGGTCTTGATTTCGACAATTCTTTACGTCGCATGGTACGTGAAGCGGATTAAAAAGGATCCGGCGAAGAGTGTACTTGGGGACAATCCGTTCCCGAAGCTGGAAGAGAAGAATGAATTGAATGAAGAAGTGCAAATAACAGGTACACATAAGCTCGTTCTGCTATGGCTTGTACTAGGCATTGCACTGTATGTATTCGGCGTATTCAAATACGAATGGAGCCTTAATCAGATGGCTGCCATTTTCATTATCATTGCAGTCGGAACGGCGGTTATCGCCCGCTTGACACCTAATCGGCTTGTGAAAGAATTTTTTGAAGGGGCAAAGGGTCTTGTCTACGGAGCGATGATCATTGGGATGGCCCGCTCAATTGTAGTCGTTCTCGAGAATGGAAAAATCCTGGATACGATCGTTCAAGGAATGGCCAATATAATGACTCCTTTCACTAGCGTGAGTGGCGCGATTGTCATGTTTATCGCCAACGAACTATTCAATATCCTTGTTTCCTCGGGAAGTGGACAAGCAGTCATCGTTATGCCAATCATGACACCGCTTGCGGATTTGATGGAAATTCCGAGACAAGTGGCAGTGCAGGCGTACAAAATGGGAGACGGCTTTACAAATGTCATTACGCCTACATCCGGCATCTTGATGGCGAACTTGGCCATTGCGGGGATAGCTTGGACGAAATGGATCCGGTTCGTATTCCCGCTCCTGCTCATCTGGACAGTGCTCGGCATAATCTTCCTCTCAATCGGAGTCATTATTGATTGGGGTCCGTTTTAAGAAATCAACTGCAGGTGCCTGATGATTGTCATAAATGCACAATGTACGGGCGCCTGCTATGCATGGTATAAGACGATTTCAATATCATTATTGAAATAAGAATCGTACTATTTGCTATTTCTTCATATGTCTGTTAATCTAAGGAAGAGTTATTTTTGTTCTTTTTTGAGAATAGATTTTGTTATTCGTCTAAAGCATTTGAACAAAGATAGTAACATATTGTGTGGATATCCACACATAGGAGGCAATAACTATGGAACAAGGTACAGTTAAGTGGTTTAACGCAGAAAAAGGTTTTGGATTCATCGAGCGTGAAGGTGGAGAAGACGTATTCGTACACTTCTCAGCAATTCAAAGCGACGGTTTCAAATCTTTAGACGAAGGTCAAAGCGTAACATTTGAAATTGAACAAGGACAACGTGGCCTACAAGCTACAAACGTTCAAAAAGCTTAATGATTGCATGAAAAAGACCCTACCATGTAGGGTCTTTTTTTGTGCCTATTTGTGATGACTTTGCCACTTTATTTTTCAAGAGTG harbors:
- a CDS encoding cold-shock protein; translated protein: MEQGTVKWFNAEKGFGFIEREGGEDVFVHFSAIQSDGFKSLDEGQSVTFEIEQGQRGLQATNVQKA
- a CDS encoding YfcC family protein, with protein sequence MEKKKKITLGIPDAYVILFMILVLMAILTYIIPAGEFQREEVDGVTVVVPGSYEKIESSAVSPMDVFLAIQDGMIASAPLIFLVLIIGGSFAVIESTGAIDALILKTIEKTKNKEIVLITIVMVLFSIFGTLGIIVNAVIAFIPIGIILARSMKLDAIVGVSIIYLGAYAGFNTAFLDPLTTGTAQQIAQLPLFSGIGYRVIIYIAVLISTILYVAWYVKRIKKDPAKSVLGDNPFPKLEEKNELNEEVQITGTHKLVLLWLVLGIALYVFGVFKYEWSLNQMAAIFIIIAVGTAVIARLTPNRLVKEFFEGAKGLVYGAMIIGMARSIVVVLENGKILDTIVQGMANIMTPFTSVSGAIVMFIANELFNILVSSGSGQAVIVMPIMTPLADLMEIPRQVAVQAYKMGDGFTNVITPTSGILMANLAIAGIAWTKWIRFVFPLLLIWTVLGIIFLSIGVIIDWGPF